The window GAGGTCAGACACTGCTTCTAAATGGACTGCTTTGGTAGCTAAGCATACAAACAATGCCATGTAACCTTTAGATGTAGGGGCTCTTCTCAAGGAAGAGGACTTTATGCAAAAGGGGCCTCCAAAATCTATTCCTGTGTTTTCGAAAGGTCGTTTCGATGTGACTCGTTCACGAGGGAGATCTCCCATAATTTGGGTTGAGGCGATGGCATTAAACCTAAAGCAAGTGTTGCATGAGTGTATTATACGTTTTACACACCTAAGTCCGTCAAGGGGCCAATATCTTAAGCGGACATTGTTTAAGGTGGTTTGAGATCCTGCATGTCCCAGACGCTGGTGCTCTGAGGTGAGCAACAGTGTAGTGAAGTGATTACGCGCAGGGAGCAGTAAGGGGTGTCGTTGATCAAAGGGTACATCCGAATACTTGAGTCGACCACCTACTCTAAGTAATGTAGACCTGTCAAGGAAGGGATTCAGTGAAGCAATTTGCTTGTTAAGTAACAATCGACCTTGTGTCAGAGATAGTATTTCGGACTTAAAGAAAATGGCTTGAACTTGACGTATTAGGAATAGTCTGGAATCTTGCAATTCCTTAGGAGACAAATGACCAGATAAGCGGTCTTTATGTCGGGCATTGTACACAAACCGACGTATGTACGCCATGGATTTTATAAGTTTAGTGAATGATGAGAATCGGTTTATATATTCGATCCAACAATTTTTCTGAGTTTTGGTATATACATTAACTCCTTTCTTTTCTTCAGGGAGATTGACCATAGGCTCAAACGAgctatttttaaacaaatagcTAGATCGATCTAGTAGAAATGATGGTCCAGATGCCCAAAAGGATCTGGCCCGATCTGAAAGCTTGCCCCGAGATAAGAGGTCTGCGGGATTGAGTTCAGACTTTATGTGCTTCCACTTTGGGGAAGGGTTAGCGTTTTGGATTATTTCCACCCTGTTTGCCACAAAGGTAGACCATTTTTTGGAAGGTGAGTGCGCCCAAGAGAGAGCTACCATAGAATCTGACCACAAGATACTGTCAGAAATGGTAAGAGAACGAGATATTATGGCATAAAGCTTGGTGTAAAGACTGGTTAAGAGAACCATTGCACACAACTCAAGTTTAGGTATAGTGAGAGGTTTTCTCACTGGAGCTACACGCGATTTTGCAGCAATAAGTGTAGATGACACAGATGAATCAGAGTATTCTGCTCTTAAATACATGCAACATCCATATGCCTGAGTACTGGCATCACAAAACCCATGTAATTCGACTTGGACTACGTCCTTTTCACCGATTATGCACCGAGGAATCGAGAAGGAAGACAGGTTTATTAAACTTGACAAGAACTTAAACCAACTGTCTAAAAGATCGGGATCGGTTATAGTGTGGTCCCAAGAGAGATTTTTGGCCCATATTTGTTGCATTAGAATTTTTCCGTGAACAATTACAGGATTGACAAATCCTAGAGGGTCATAGCACTGCGCTATGACAGAGAGAATTTTTCGTTTGGTAGGTAAACTAAGAGTAAGCGACTCTGGAATGGCAACTTGGAATACATCAGTTGCGAGATCCCACTTAATGCCTAGCACCTTGCATGGCCCTTTTTCAGGAAGAATGTCCTTTGACGCGCTGCTAAACTCTGCAGAGGACGCAGCAAGAGATGAATTGGATCTGATCTTGTGTATACTGAAGCCAGCGGAAGAAAGAGTAGAGCTTAACGAACGACGCAGTGAAATGATTTCTTCTTCAGTACTACAGCCTGATAAGATGTCATCCACATAAGTCTGATATAATAGGGTGTCTTTCACTGCCGTTGAACAAGAGGTATTTTGAGCAATGTCCTTTAGAACTCGACAGGCCAGATATGGAGCACTCTTTTGACCAAATGAAACTGTAGTTAGTTCAATGCAAGAGAATTGGTCTTGTGGAGTTTCTCGCCACAAAGCGTTCTGAAGAAAGTGAAAGGAGGGGTTTAGTTTCACCTGCCGATACATTTTCGTTATGTCAGCAGTAAATGCAAATTTATGAGTTCGGAATCTGGTAAGAATTTCGAACAGTTCGGGCTGAACCTTAGGACCACGGAGAGTGATATCGTTTAGTGAGAGAGCTGAAGTGGTCTTAGCCGAAAAGTCGAAAACGACTCTCATTTTCGTAGTAGAGCTTTGGTCTCGTACAACTGCTAAATGTGGGACAaagtatttattttcaaatttggaGTTACAAAGGGCCAGAGGGACTTCCCTTCCGTGTCCTAGCTCAATATACTCCATCAgaatttttctatattcttcCTTTAGGAAAGGATGCTTGACAAATTTCTTCTCAAGGGAAAGGAATCTGTTTTTAGCACACATAAATGAATCGCCCAATTCTTTGTGAGCTAAAGGGTGAATGAGAGGGAGGTCGACCTGGTAGCTGCCGTCTTTCAGAATTTTAGTCGTCGAAACAAAGATTGCTTCGGCAAGCTCATCCTGTTCCGAACTTTTAGAAATATCAAGATCTTGTTCCTGTTGAAAAAAGCGATCTAGGGTTTCATTAAGTGATTCCTCGGTTTCTTGAAAACCGAGGGTCGAGTGAAATGTGTACGATTTTGGGTGAGGTTGAAAGTGGGGTTTAAGATAGCTGAGTGGTACAGAGCCAGACACAACCCATCCTAGCTGTGTCTGTATAAGAGAGGGCAATCCTTTCCCCAACTTTTCAAGTCCTGGTAGCAACAGCTCATAGTAAGCATCAGCTCCTATGAGCAAATCAATGCCAGCTGGTTGACCGAAATCTTCGTCGGCCAGCCTATTTAATATATGAGAGGGAATTTTAAACTTTCTTATGTCAATGGCTATCTGAGGCAAGCAATTTGTAATAGAAGGTATTACTGCACAAGAAAGAGTAAACCGCTTAGCAGAAGAATTGCGAGGAAAGATATCTATTGTAACTCTTTCCTTAATGACATTACTATCATTAAGGATTCCCGAGATATCCAGACTGGAAGGATGCCGTTTGCATCCTATTGATTTAGCTAGTGACTCAGTGATAAATGAACTTTGACTTCCAGAATCCAGAATGGCTCTGGCTAGAATAGGTCGTCCATTTACTGGATAAATGTGAACTTTGGCTGTAGCCAATAAGACGTGAGTGTCATGTGTAGTGATTGTCGATAGTACAGTTGAGCGTGAAGTGAAGTTATTTTCATGTACGACGCTGGACTGGTCAATTTCTGGCTGAGTCGTCCGGAGAGTATGAGATATAGAACGAGTGGAAGACTCTCCGTGGTTGAGTGAGTGATTAGAGGGCTCAATTGGAGTATGAGTGTTAGCTGCTGAGCTGCGAGTGTTGTGTAAAAGAGAATGGTGCCTCGAGTGGCATAGGGAACAGGAAGACTTTGAACCACAGTTTTGTAAAAAGTGCTTACTACCTAAACAGTTATAACAGAGCTTATTGGCCTTTGAATATTCAATTCTATCAGATACAGGCAATGAACAAAACTTAGTGCATGAGTAGATGCGGTGATTTTGCTGCGAGCAGTAACCACATCCTTTGGGCTGTGAGGTATATGGTTTTGATTTTGAATCCATTTGACTGGAGAGGTTTGATTGTGAGTGAAAAGCTACCTTAAACTTACTTGGGTGAGAATGGTCATTACCTTGAAATCTAGTCACTTTAGACGTGGGTTGGGCCGCAATGGAATTCTCAGAGTTGATATTTTCCAGAACAACACAACGGTTActcaaaaaatggaaaaagtcaTCAATAGAAGGAAGCTCATTTACTGAAACTTGCTCTTCAAATGAGCGACGAGTGCTATAATCAAGTTTTTGTTCCAATAAATGAACAAGTAAGGATTCAAACAATTCTGCTTTACTTAACTTTACCGTATCTAAGGCATCCAAAATTGCCTTAGAATTTGCAACGAATTGTCTCAGCGATTGCGAAGTACATTTTTGCAATGTAGGAGTGGCTAGTAACTGCTGATAATATGAGCGGATTATCTGCCGTTGGTTACTATACCGGCTGTGTAATAAATCTAATGCTATGACAAAATTATCATCAGTTACCGGCAACCTATCAATTAGCTTTAACGCTTCTCCCTTTAGAtatgattttaaataaaagaatttctcAACATTTGATGATAACTGTGAATTATTGACAATTAGGGCTCTGAATAAGTCGATAAACGAAGGATATTCGATGCAATTTCCACTAAATGTGGGTAAGTGAATATTTGGTAGCTTAATATTTATATGAGAGTGGCCACTACGAGAGAAATGATCAGGATCTGGTCGGGAAGACACTTGATTTAAGGCTTCGACTTGAGCTTGTAGGGTACATTTTAGATCCAGACATTTATTTTCATATTCCTCTCTGTCCTCTGAGTCACTAGGTGAGTCCAGTAACTCAATTTCATTTTGAATGGAGTCATATTTAGCTAAGTTCTCCTTGAGAAGGTCTATACGAGACAACAACTGATGTTTATCATCACAAGAGGTATTAGCGCTGTACCACTTTTCTATGCGGGTGAATTGCGCCTTGTAAGTACCACGCTTTTTCTTAAGAGTGTCCATGTTTGTATTTACAAACAACGAGTTGACTGCGAATTTACTAAGAATTACTAGAGAAATATAAGAATACTAAGAAAGAGACGTATCTTTTGCTAAATAACCTAATTCTTCGAGTAAACTACAAAGATAAGATAcagagtgagagagagagagatgcagagaggtatatattttttttaacaacacTTCTATTGAAATAAAAAAGAGCAAATGCTGAACAAGACACAGAACGAGAAATAGAGTATTCTTGCTAAATCCAAATGAGAATAACAGTatacaaaataaaatgaattattcaatataaataaattttactttaaaatatattatgcagCAATATATAAATTAAGTTTTCTATTAAGAGTAAAAATGaagaattaaattatatttaaattgcaACTTTGTGACTCGCACTGTAACACAATCACCAAATATCATGAGAAGAGTGATAGCTTAATTGATAATCTACGGTTCTATATTACTGTTAAATACATAATTATAATAATGCATATGCCAATCTGGTTTACGGTGAAATAAATAAAGACATGCAGAATAAAACAACTAATTTGTAGCTTTTATTATTCTCGTAGCATCACCTGAAACATACAAAAAACATTCCAGACCGGCATAGCTTTCTCAAATTTATACAATCTAAATTATGTTCCAAATTACTTAATTATATTCACTTCTGAGTAAACAATCTGCTTATAATTATATGTGTTTAATGCTATCACTGCACTTTGTTTATTAAGGAAAGAGTTTACCTCGATACACTAGGCTTTCGGGGAGGCCTATGTCTACTTGCGTCTGCTTCCTGCGGCTGCTGTGCACCTTCCAACTCGATTGGGCTTGAATTGTAAAGAGCTAATCATGGAGAATCATCCATCCGGTTCGAAGATAGACCATGGAGAAATCACCGGCGTTTGAGGTGGAATTATGTGTGATTCCACGTGCTTTCAATCTTCAACTAACTTATACCGCCGGTATTCTTTGGGTTTTTAAGTGGactgtattattttaattgtggTACGTAAAGAATACTAGTAACTTACAACTAACTTTTATTTCTTAACGTATTATAGGTAACACAACCTAGTGAGTACTATATGTAACAATATACGTGGTTACACAAATTTATTAGTTTCACAATCGCGGAGACAAATTTTCTTATTGCTAAACACTTGAGAGAGAGACACGCTCTGAGAATCAAATCACAAATTTTGTTATTCAAGCACCAAGTTTCTTCCGCGAGAGTTTCTAACAGACAGCCCAGGGTTTTTCTTGGGACCGTCGGTCGCCGGTGTCGGGAACAGGTCATTTTTAACGGGGTTTAGTAAGTACCGTTAGAGTTTATTGATGGAATGAACAGGGCGTCTTGGCATACAGGGTGGAGTACAGTTAGGAACAAAGGGAAATATACTATTTTGAAAATTACAGGGTTGTAAACAAAATCAGTTTACAACCaaagggaatgaagagaccactcacgtctcccagtattgtagcaataacaccaatgcgtttggccgatacggtgtcggtgataagttcggcctctttacgaatacagatagctggcagtgacgtgtttttttaacatgttatcctgatctgtgcaggtttgaagtagctgatgaaatagtttttataagtaaacagtttttaattaattaatagtttgagctcctactgtgtggaattccattacataaaataatactctcgacaccttaaaaattccagtttattataaattaactctctctgtttcgatacccattgcaataatgacttgtggcattgttcttgaatgagctggctaataggtttataattgtagcaattaccattgatattttatgttgttttagtcgattttagtcagtcattgttggaatttgttccgaacagttttacttattattttttgttgtgaataactaattgttctatttaataaaaaagtgccgggaaaaacgataacaggagaaatgcgacaatgtgtagttcatttattggaatattttaaaaaagaaaacaacggacctttgctttcgttatcatcggtacatgaacgagtagcggacgctttgaaaatcagtcttcccacagtgacaagaataaagagtgaatacaagacaggggcagctcttactacatcaggagagtcacgtaatgtacaaaaaaaaagactaatgatgtcagcgatactataaaaggagagattagaaatgtactgtatggcatgaaagcaaaaggagagcacgttacaattaaagttctaaatacacaattaagaaacaagcatctctatgacggttctgatacaagtttgtggcgtcttatgaaaaattgtgggttttcatacaaactagaaaatagtagacgagtgctatgtgaaaaaccatgtattgtctccaaacgactgtattttttgaggcattatatgagaaattgtttaagtccaagcccacttcagttcgtttttttagatgaaacatggatattcctaaaaaggggcatataaacgtacttggcaagatgactgtgtgaaaagcatcagaaaaggacacgaaaatacaggtaaacgctttgttgttttacatgccggaagtaggcaaggatttgttaaagatgctggattactgttttctacgaaatcgaagagtgcagactattATGATTCTATGGAAAAAGactcttttaaaaagtgggtctccgaaaagctgataccaatgttggaggaaccatctctaattattatggataatgcctcataccatagctctttaatagaaaagttaccgaatgccagttggaaaaaatcggacttacaagaatggttacgagcgaaaaatataatttttgacgacgattcgggcaagacagagctattgagcctttgtcgccagaataaaccacaaaataccaggtacgttatagacgagctactccaagaacatgggcatcaggttttgagattgcctccatatcactgtcaatataatccgattgagttggtttggggcatttctaaacaatactatgatggtcatattggagaacatggacgtggagatgaaacagtgaaaaaagtttggggcgatgcattagctgaggaaacacctgcagtgtgggcgagttgtgttaaccatactgaaaaattaattcaggacgactgggcaaaaatggtcacatatgatgaaaatgaaagtaggattatcatcgatttggcggaagattccaatgatgaagacagttcgattagctaattaattaagatcagtacgttgtaacagttcagaattcgctacagtgcttaaaacttaaaaaatctatatcattttttaattaaagtgggttaaataattaacacttttttgggtatatttcaaaatccttttaaaatgtacttttcgttatatcctgtcctattgtactgcaagctagaaaaatacttcttcgcaatttatacgtatattccgttattagaaatttaatgaaaaataatttataattttcttttataactattattttgtttgacatgctacattttgctccgccactggaggaggtaaacgaatcgagcttagacaaggaaagacagatgaaacaacttattgcaagtgtttttacacgcacacgccaagaacgatgaaaacgattatactatactactactactacttacATTTTGCATATTATACTGTAAacttttgatagagtttccgccttaaATTTCTACGTTTCTACTTCATACAAAAGCACTGGGTACACGTAGCATTTAAGGAGccctatttttgtttctagggtgagttcatggctcttgaacacggagctcatagtcaagaatgcactgtttgcctttccgatgcgacatttaatctcttgggtattctCCCACGACtaattgattatagttcccaaatagttatactgtgagacacgttcaattatCATTaagttcacatacagatttgctccaatTATGTTTTCCTtactgatgatcattagcttggttttgctgatATTTATATCCAGTCCGTATCTTTTATTTGCTTtcgctattttgttcattaagtttagCAGcccttcatgatattgaaaaacactattgtatcatctgtaTACCGCAGGTTAtcgagcttgactccatttattgagatgcctttatCAATATATTTTAGAGCCTCTTTAAAAATATGCTCCAAGTAGAGATTAAATATCactggtgaaattatgcacccccgTCTTACTCCCCTTaggattttgacctgatctgtatattcttcatctattcggagcactcctgattgattccaatacaggttagctattattttttatACGTCTCTTCcatcaatccctgtcctcttagcacttccatcatttgttcatgcctaaCTCTaacaaaagccttcttgtagtcaatcaggcatacaaaaacatcacagctgacatctctacattgcTGAAActatacctgcacgctaaataaagcttccctcgtacccatggcgttcacaaatccaaactgattggacgcaatttgttcctcgcatttccggtaaattcttttgtagatgacttttaaaaacagtttcAGCAGATGGCtaattaggcttatggtcctatagtcttcacaaacttttgctcctggtttttttgggcaatggtacgaaatccgatttgagccactctactagtatttttcctgccttatatgtttcattaaatatttcagttattatttttatttgttgtgaatttcatcaagtcccggtgcctttccatccttcatttgtctgacgacTGTCGTTATTTTTTCTGGTAGgattcgggacctgaattttctttaatggtgggttcttgtattgttctaaggtcgtggaaaagttCGATTTTAGGTAAATtgcttaaaattaataaaaaacagaagaaaaacatTTTCGACGGCAAATACTTTTTTACTGTCTCAAAAGTTAAGTAGTAACTGTTTCCGTTCGGCATAATAAGTTCCGTTGTTATTTTTGTgaactttttcatttttagtATTTACCGAATTATCGCAATCGACTCTTTGATCCACGCTGCATGTTAATGTCGAACACATCGGCGAGCAGAGCTATCGGGGTTGCTctgtatataaaacaataatttgctTTGGCTAATTACCGGATTCAAGAAGGATTATAATATTAGTAACAGTAATGTTtcgatataatatattataataatatgtttacGTGTATACGTAGTGGATTTATTTAGAACAGGATGCATTAATGCAATGATTAGGTTATAATGATAATGAAAGTACAAACTATCGCTTTGTCTTGAATAATAAAATTACGAATAGTGCTACACCcaactttaattaataatataaatctgTAGCGCGGAATATGATATTGGCTGTAATAATTCAGCATTCAAATATTACGAGATGGAATAGTTGTAGGTGGGCGCGGTAAATGCCTGCTTTAAGAAGTTGATATGTCTGctataacaaataaattatttttgtaatagaTAACAATGTCATTTTGCTGTATGAGAGTTATTGCAGTAGGTAGTAATTAGTATATACATTTCAGAATTATTATTGAGACAAACATTTGATAAGTTATGGCATCAGGGGTTGCTTCATAAACTAAAGCAATTTATATTCTACCACTAAACCATAATACGTTATGAAAATCATATAAAGTGTGAACGTTtgggttcatcatcatcataagtggctcgacaatccgttgtggatcttggcctgctcacaaagaagtcgccactcctgtcgattcctggcaacttccctccatcttctaacccctagaatctgtaggtcttcttccacatcatcaatccatctcattcgtggtcgtcctctgcttcttgtgccctctggttgtgaaaatgttaatctcttcgtgtattcgtgatctgacatcctagcaatgtgtccagcccatctaagtctctgcactttaacaaacttcacaatatctggatcggtgtataactgatacagttcaaagttgtatcttcgacgccatagcccattttcatttacggccccaaaaatctttctaagaatttttctctcaaaaataccaagaagtcttttatcattttgagataagatccacgtttcagccctatatatcaaaactggtcttattaaggtcctgtatatattaagctttagtgcacgttttatatttttattttttaaatgtctccggaggccgtgaacagttctgtttgctattgctatgcgtctttttatttcgtcgcttgtcgtgtttgttgcgtttactagcgatccaagatatgtaaattctttgacttgctcaaaggtatggttgttaatttgaattatttcttggatatttcgagggtttttagaaaccaacatatatttggttttttcctcgtttaccacaagtcctaattcacttgctgcgtccgcaagccttgtaaaacactgcaccatgtctctcatacttctgcccactataactatatcgtcagcgaatgcgagaatttgcgtcgatctattaaaaatagttccattcattctaatatttaattgtctgattgccttgtccaaggcaatattaaagagcagacacgccaacgcgtccccctgtcttagaccattattaatgtcaaagaacgtagagttttctccttcaattctaacgcatgagcttacgttttgcattgttaggtgggtcaacttaactaacttaggtgggatcccaaagtctatcattgcattatataatgcagttcttttcacactgtcataggctgctttgaagtcaacgaagaggtggtgtgtttctatgttatattctagtgacttttctagaatctgcctatgtgcttgaatttgatgtgtagttgactttccagcagtaaatccgcattgatattgaccaacaatatcctttgtaaaatgtttaagtctttcagataatacattgccgaagatcttatacgcagatgctaacagagtaatgcctctatagttcttacactccagttgatccccctttttatgcaatggacatattattcccttcagccactcttctggtacccgttcattctgccatataagtactattagtttatggattgctgcaaaaagttgatcaccaccttttttatatatttccgaacagatgtcatcgattcctggggctttattgtctttgagttttaggatcgcatctgacacttctcttcttgttgggtcttcactgtgtagttgacgttgtatattttgttcattttctatattgttctctccttcaatatcgtttatatttagatgttcgctgaaatgttgtgcccatctgttaagaactgagtttttatcatgtagaatttcaccgttagtgtctttacaaatttttaatcgtggtttaaattctcgacggctaatatttaaggatttgtagtatttcctcgtttcatttttatcgaacaaactttgtatctcactgagagtgttctgttcgtattccctcttcttacatcgatggatacgtttttcctctcttctaagacgtctatactcttctttttttctccgtgtacaacctgcgtcaatggttttttgatatgctgcgttctttctatttgtggccatttcgcactcatgatcaaaccaatgatttcttttttctgatttggttttgcccaatatttcaacggatttctgtaacacaatatctcgtatatttgcccatagttggttaatatcttcttcttcttctaagttttttgtccttatttggtcttctatttgctgtctgtatacatttgcaatgtcgggatcttttagtttattaatgtcgattttttctctccttcttcccatctccttttttaaattggatattctctccttaaatcgtgttttaactagataatgatcactatctatgtttgctcctctaaaagacctaacatctaataagttagagcagtgtcttgcatcgatgattatatgatctatttggttaatcatttcattatcaggagatttccaagttcccttatgtatatctttatggggaaatcttgTCCCAGCTATaaccatgttcttagacatcgcaaagtttatgattctgagaccgttatcattagattctacgtgtaggctctcttttccgatggtgggcgaaaatatattctctcttccgactttggcattaaagtctcctgctattattttgatgtcattttttgggcactgatcgtactctcggtctagtgcctcatagaacatgtctttttcattatcctctttttcttccgttggagcatggatgctaataatgcttatattagcgaacttccctttaagtcttattcgacatatcctatgatcaatagctttgaaatcgattacactatgtttgaccttgctgcttacaataaatccggtaccaaattcgtgtcgggtaggatgtccactgtagtaaatattgcagttattttttttccaggatgcctgaactaatccacctcatttcctgtaaagcaatgatatctgctttggcattattcatttcttgtatgagcagagcagtggctccaggctgataaaggcttcttacgttccaggtgcaaatctttaaatcattatccttatttcgtttgcgagttcgtcgtaggttagacagtccggtttccttctttgtagctctcataacaaaaggttttttacagggttgggtagttaacccaacgccaaacccccttt is drawn from Diabrotica undecimpunctata isolate CICGRU chromosome 5, icDiaUnde3, whole genome shotgun sequence and contains these coding sequences:
- the LOC140442388 gene encoding uncharacterized protein, translated to MQQIWAKNLSWDHTITDPDLLDSWFKFLSSLINLSSFSIPRCIIGEKDVVQVELHGFCDASTQAYGCCMYLRAEYSDSSVSSTLIAAKSRVAPVRKPLTIPKLELCAMVLLTSLYTKLYAIISRSLTISDSILWSDSMVALSWAHSPSKKWSTFVANRVEIIQNANPSPKWKHIKSELNPADLLSRGKLSDRARSFWASGPSFLLDRSSYLFKNSSFEPMVNLPEEKKGVNVYTKTQKNCWIEYINRFSSFTKLIKSMAYIRRFVYNARHKDRLSGHLSPKELQDSRLFLIRQVQAIFFKSEILSLTQGRLLLNKQIASLNPFLDRSTLLRVGGRLKYSDVPFDQRHPLLLPARNHFTTLLLTSEHQRLGHAGSQTTLNNVRLRYWPLDGLRCVKRIIHSCNTCFRFNAIASTQIMGDLPRERVTSKRPFENTGIDFGGPFCIKSSSLRRAPTSKGYMALFVCLATKAVHLEAVSDLTTDAFLACLKRFIARRGIPSIIYSDNGTNFVGANNHLTLLRKHFSTQPHVFHEFLASQNITWKFIPPRSPHWGGLWETSIKSAKSLLIKITGNSVYTFEQFCTILAQVEAILNSRPLFPLSTDPLDLQPLTPGHFLIGAPLLSYPEVDISCTPDNRLKRWQQCTRVQQLFWKRWTLDYLNRLQNRPKWIHVTPNIKVGDLVLVKNLDYPPLQWPLARVTEVYEGKDHNVRAVQIRTKSGTFIRPITRLIPLPQDETSTHVFGPSSAL
- the LOC140442389 gene encoding uncharacterized protein — its product is MDTLKKKRGTYKAQFTRIEKWYSANTSCDDKHQLLSRIDLLKENLAKYDSIQNEIELLDSPSDSEDREEYENKCLDLKCTLQAQVEALNQVSSRPDPDHFSRSGHSHINIKLPNIHLPTFSGNCIEYPSFIDLFRALIVNNSQLSSNVEKFFYLKSYLKGEALKLIDRLPVTDDNFVIALDLLHSRYSNQRQIIRSYYQQLLATPTLQKCTSQSLRQFVANSKAILDALDTVKLSKAELFESLLVHLLEQKLDYSTRRSFEEQVSVNELPSIDDFFHFLSNRCVVLENINSENSIAAQPTSKVTRFQGNDHSHPSKFKVAFHSQSNLSSQMDSKSKPYTSQPKGCGYCSQQNHRIYSCTKFCSLPVSDRIEYSKANKLCYNCLGSKHFLQNCGSKSSCSLCHSRHHSLLHNTRSSAANTHTPIEPSNHSLNHGESSTRSISHTLRTTQPEIDQSSVVHENNFTSRSTVLSTITTHDTHVLLATAKVHIYPVNGRPILARAILDSGSQSSFITESLAKSIGCKRHPSSLDISGILNDSNVIKERVTIDIFPRNSSAKRFTLSCAVIPSITNCLPQIAIDIRKFKIPSHILNRLADEDFGQPAGIDLLIGADAYYELLLPGLEKLGKGLPSLIQTQLGWVVSGSVPLSYLKPHFQPHPKSYTFHSTLGFQETEESLNETLDRFFQQEQDLDISKSSEQDELAEAIFVSTTKILKDGSYQVDLPLIHPLAHKELGDSFMCAKNRFLSLEKKFVKHPFLKEEYRKILMEYIELGHGREVPLALCNSKFENKYFVPHLAVVRDQSSTTKMRVVFDFSAKTTSALSLNDITLRGPKVQPELFEILTRFRTHKFAFTADITKMYRQVKLNPSFHFLQNALWRETPQDQFSCIELTTVSFGQKSAPYLACRVLKDIAQNTSCSTAVKDTLLYQTYVDDILSGCSTEEEIISLRRSLSSTLSSAGFSIHKIRSNSSLAASSAEFSSASKDILPEKGPCKVLGIKWDLATDRSAMTL